A region of the Phaenicophaeus curvirostris isolate KB17595 chromosome 10, BPBGC_Pcur_1.0, whole genome shotgun sequence genome:
ATCCCACCCAGATGTGCCGTCCAGCACTCACCTCCTGTATTTCACAGCCGTCAGCAGGACTTCAAGGAGCAGCCCAAGGGCCTTTAACACTGCACAGGCTCTTAGAAAATACATATATCCAGGTGCCTAATACATAGCTGCAGGCACATACCCTAACACAAagccctttcccccctcccttgaTCTCGTACCAGACACGGGAACTGAGTCACTCGAGGCTCCCCAGCCAGAAGGTTTCTGAGCTGCTTTCTCATGGCTCTTTACCCAGCACATGTCCAGACTATTAATTttcagggacccccaaattaaaaaagagacaACTCCCCAAAAAAGGAAGCCCCTATGCCCCACACCTGGGAAAAGGCACCCAAAAGTAGGGCATTATGGAGCACGTGCCAGAGGCAAAGGTGAGGAGTTGAAGGCAGAAAACTGCAACCCTGTAGTGACGGGGCTGATTAAATTTGCAAGCAGATCTCCTGGTGCAGGGTGAAGTCAGCACTGAGCCTAGAGCAAAATAAAGTACCCAAAGACCCAAACCAAGGAACAACCCTGGCGTTCATCTGCTCAAAAATCTCCTGGGCTAGAGCTTCCCAGTGAAAACTTCACTTccagaaaacccacaaaaccagtCACTTCTCTTTAAGTCCAGCACTTCCTTGGGCCTGGTGGCAGCCCAGGACCACAGAGGTGAAGGTGCACATCAAACCTGCTCCCACAGGAGCTTCCAAAGAGCCAGTCCCCAACCTGCAGCAGCGTCAGGTGAAGTTAGGGTATAAGAACTATGCAGCTGGCTGTGCTCCAACATTATCACTCTTCTAGAGAAGCCAGGACTGGCAACATGGCAAAGAGGCTTTACAGGCATGGGATccgagagaaggaagaaaagcatatCTATATTTTCAACACGCCACTGCCCACACAAGGGTGTGCAACCCTGGTCCTACACTAGTTCCTGATGGCTGGCACCACCAGGGCACTCCACAGTCCAGCAAGCAGCAAGAACCCCCTGCAGCAGGTCACAGTGAGAAAAGTCCTGGGATTGAAACTATTCCTCTTGCCAGCCCTTCAGTGCACAGCAGAGATGCAGGGAAGGCTTTAATATCagtgaggaggaaagaaaaagagagcgTAGGAGGTCAGTGTGTTACCACGGATGTATTGGCACAGGCGCATCCCATAATACAACGTGGGGAAGAAAACGGAGTGCAGGGCAGGTAGCCTTGGGATGCCCTTCCACAAGGACTGCTTGCACCCTGCAGGTACCTGTCATGGATGGAGAGAAGATGCAGGTACCTGTCATGGATGGAGAGGAGATGCAGGCATCAGCCCCGACCAGATCCTGCAGCCCTGCGAGCAAGAGCGGGCTATGCCCGAGGTCCCCCGAGGTCCCCAGCCGTCCGGATACAGTCCCTGGCCCTTGTGTGCGGTGCCTCCAGGGCCGCTGGTCGCCCTCTCTGCTCCCCGTGTCCCAGGGCAGGCGGTGGCAGCCACTGCCTGTGTCGGGATGCCATCTAGTGTCGCTTGACAGAAGGGTCTGTGAGGCAGTGACACCGTGCATAGGCTCCCCAGGCtcacagcatctccagggaCCAGCTGCGAGGCTCCCCAACCCAGCATGGGTACCGGGACACCCACCCCTGAGGTGCCGCATCCCACTGATGATGGTCCCCACCCCATCACACACGCACCCCGTGGCCAGCAAGGTTCCAGATGTTCACGGTTTCAGACCACCAAGGAGGACGATGGGCATTGCTCGGGTCACGCAGGGGCAAAGAAGCTCAAAGAGGTGCCCGAGCTTGCTCAGAGGACCTTGGGGCAGACAGAGCTTGGAGCCTCAGCAGCCTCACTGGCGGCACGGGGTGGCCCTGGCGGTGGGTGGCTTGGTGAAGGAGGAGGGTGAGCATCCCCCACAGCAGCATGCAGcccacctgcagcaccagcGTGGTCAGGCCCAGGGCCAGGGACACCTGGCAATGCCATAGGCTGGACCGCAGGGTGAAGCCCCTGGTGTGGTGGCCACtgggggatgggggtggggagaCTGGCCAGGGACTCGTATGGCCTCGCAGTGGGGGGACAGGAGGCATCGGGAGTGGGATGGTGCCTAAAGGAGTGGAAGAGTGTTGGGAGGTAGTGGGAGTGGGCTGGGTACCAACTTTGGACAGGCCCCATGCAGTGGAATGATCCCACTCCCCACCTGGCGCAGCAgcagggtgggatggggagcGTGAGGCCAGTGGGACCGTGTCTGGCATAGCAGCCCTGTAGGGTGGCCAGAGGGGCATTGAGACAAGGGAGATGCTGGGTGTCACCCCTGGGACAGCACCTGGCCTCTCTGTGGGGGCCAGAAGAGCAGGAGGCACTCGTCTGGTGGTGGCTGCCAGCATGCTGGTTGGCACTGGTGTGGCGGCAGAGACTAGAGTGAAGAGTGCAGGGTCTGAGCTGGTGGCTCCAGGAAGCTGTGGGCGTATGAAGCCTGGAGTTGCATGCAAGCTGAAGATCTCCTGTGGCACAGTTGGTGATGGTGTGGTGGTGGAGGTCCTGGACATCACAGTTGGTGATGGTGTGGTGGTGGAGGCCTTGGACAGCACAGTTGATGATAGGGTGATGGTGGAGGTCTCAGACAGCATGGTTGATGATGATGTGTTGATGGAAGCCTTGGGCAGCACATTTGATGATGGGGTGGTGATGGAGGTCTTGAGTAGCACTCTTGTTAATGAGGTGCTGATGGAGGCCTCAGATGGCACAGTTGATGATGGTGTGTTGATGGAGGTCTTGGGCAGCACAGGTGGTGATGGGGTGGCAATGGAGGCCTTCGATGGTATCGCTGGCGATGGAGCGGTGACAAAGGCCTCCACTGGCACAGTTGGCAATGATAGCATGGTTGGTACTGAGGTGGACAAGGCTTCAGGTGACAGAAAGGTTGACATCCCTTGTGATGATGTGGAGGTGAATGGCAGAGATGAGttaaaagaagatgaaagaggAAGAGTAGCTGGGCAAATTAAGTGGTCATTCCTCAGTGATGTcactgcctgccctgccaggTGAGGTGGGCTGTTGCATGACACTTGTGTGGACAATTTGACCTTCTCACTGTTGGCTAGAACCCAGCTGTGCAGGTAGCAGAGTTTGCAGTCACATCTCCACGGATTTCCACTCAAATACACTGAGCTGACCCTCTTCATGGGATCCAGGAGCCCTTGGGGGACACTCTCCAGCTGGTTCTTCCGAAGACTGAGGGTTTTCAGATTTGGGAGAGAAGTAAAGACCCCATCATCCAGAGCAGAGAGCTGATTTGCATCTAGCTGGAGGTCTGAGAGCTTGCTGAGCCCAGTGAAGGCTCCTTTTGGCAGGTCTGCTAGTTGGTTATGGGACAAGATGAGTTTGCCAAGAGATGTGAGGTTGACAAAGATGCCATCTGGAAGTGTGGCCAAACTATTTCTGCTCATATCCAGCTCCCGCAGGTGTGGCATGGTGTCAAAAAGGCAGCAAGGGAGCTCCATAATGTGGTTTGAATCCAGAGTAAGCAGCTTCAATTTGTTTAAACCATGAAAGCCATAAAGAGGAAGAGCCCCAATGAAGTTGTTGTCTAAGAGGAGTTTCTCCAGGTGAGGTAGGCTCCTCAGGAGCATGGGTGGCAGTGCCCTGAGCCTGTTCCTCTGGAGGctgagctccagcagccccGGCTGACCATCTAGCAGCCCCTCTGGAAGGTCCTGCAGCTCATTCTCGTACAACCGGAGGACTTGTAGGTGGGGAAGTTTGCTAAAGGCATCTCCAGGAAGGGCTGTGATCCTGTTTCTAGCCAGGTCCAAAAATCTTAGATTAATGAGAGAATCAAAAATACCTTCTGGAAGAGAAGGGATTGCATTTATGTACAGGGAGAGCTCTCTCAAATTCCCCAGTCCATCAAACAAGCCTTTGGGGATGTGCCTGAGGTGGCTGTCTCTCAGCTCCAGCCTCTGCAAGTTTGGGAGGTTTTGAAAAGTGCCCACATCTAATTCTTCTAATGAGGCACCAGAGATCTCCAAATCCTTCAACTTCTCCAAATTATCAAAGGCTCCTGGTTCAACTGTCTTGATCTTGTTGCCAATAAACAAAATCTTGATCAGGTTGGGCATGTACCTGAAGGCACCTTTCCTTACAGCAGTGATACTGGTTTGCATGAAGATCATCTCAGAAATGAAGGGCTTTgtgatctttgggatctctttGATGTCATTTTTTGTCCCTCTGTAGACCTCCTGGTAGTCTTTGGGCATTTCATATGGATCTTCACCGAGGGTTTGATCTTGGCATTTATGGGgatggaaggagaggaagaaaaggaaaaggaaatgttggTACATTGTCCTGAAAAAAACGgtttaaaaaattaactaaggagaacaaaaaaatctctgtcCACAGCTCATGACCTACAGCACCACACTTCGTTCAGCTCTCAGGATCCTTCTGTTCACATATCATAACTGCTTTTAAGAGAGAGAGACTGGACAGGCCAATGTATTCTGCATTCACAGGAGTTTGCTGTCATTGATAAcaagggatggagaggaagggagagcaAGCCAGCTCATGGCTTGGCACTGGGAGACACTCTAGGAGGTGCAAGGGCTGGATGGTCTGTTCTCTGGCTGTTTTTCTTCCGCATTTGAGCTGTAGGTTTGGCATCTGTCTGGGTGAAGAAAGCAAAGTGCTGCTGCCCATTAGTGCTGCCCCAGTGGGTCCAGTTACGCAGCAGGGCAATTGCCCATTCATGCAACAACAGAAGCAATCAACCCTGTGCTCGCTAATGAGAGATCAGCAAGGGTCCCAGGAGCCAGCCAAAACCAGATGACTTTGTTTATTCAGAATATCTGTGCGGTGCTGGGTGGACTTGCTATTTCGTTTCTGCTTCCCACAGTTCAGCAGGGTTATTTAAAACACTGATTCTAAGCATCTCCTATTTGGGATTCTTGCCAATCACATCATATTTTGGCCTCGATTATGCAGCTTTGTAATACATataacatagaatggtttggattggaagggaactttaaaggtcatctagttcaactcccatgcagcaagcaggggcatcttcaactcaatcagATCACTCGGAGCCCCATTCAGCCTGatcttgaatatttccagggacggggcttctaccacctctctgggcaacctgttcagagattcaccaccctcattgtaaaaaatttcttccctatatctagtctaaatcaacattcttttagtttaaaaccattaccccttgtcctattgtaacaggccctgctaaaatgtttgtctcatctttcttgcaggccccttttaagtactgaaagaccACAATAAAATatccccagagcctcctcttctccaggctgaacaaccccgactctctcatcctgtcctgataggagaggtgctccagccctctgaccatctttgtgaccctcctctggactcactccagcagatccatgtttctcctgtgctgagggttcCAAAGCTCAAACCTTTAACACATGTAGCAGTTAGACCTGCAGCCAGCAGTTAGGAGGTGAAATCACTGACACACACCTATCAGCAGCCACATAAAGCCCACCATTTCCATTTAGAGCTACCCAAATGAGCGATTTGGAAACACCCAGCTAACACATTAGCTGGGATTTAATGGCCTTAACAACATATCAGGACAGTAGTTTCCAGCTTGTGATTCACAGATCTGGGTGGGAGCAGGGGAAAGGGCTATGGGTGGCTTCTCAAGTGTCCATCAGAGCTGACCATGCAAAAAAAATGATATACTGGGAGGGTAAATTTGCtatgaaaagctgttttctgaaaaatgttggaAGGTCAGCAAATACAGAAGGCTGGAAGGCCACTGGCCTTGAAAAGAGATGGATGGGAGGTGAGGTATGTGacagctgccctgcagggatcgccaaggcaggagctgctgctgaccCCTGCCCATCCTCTCCCCAGGGAGAATTGGGTGCAAAAGCCAGGGTTGTGGGTGCAAAAGTGTCCTCTGCACTTCAGCTGCAGGGCCACCACAGCGGATTAAATGCACAGGTGGGAATGGCTGGACAGAGTGCACGGGGATGAAAATAAACAGCTCTGAACTGCGAAGTTTTCTTAAAACCCTCCCTCACTCTGTCCGATTGCGGTGGACCTCAGTGTGGTCCCCTGCTTGCCTCTCCCCAGGATCACAGGGACGCGAAGGCACAGCCTGAGATCGTGGCACTGCAGCCTCTCTTGCTCCTTGCTGCAAGGAAATGATCAACAGCTCCCCAGAGCCGTCCCTCCTGGcacattttaaagagaaaaaaaaaaagtaatttgcatCACTTACTTGGCTGAGTGCTTGCAAACCAGTCCAGCTGCTGGAGCGAGGCACGCTGCATGAGAAAGCGAGGCCACTAGACAGGGGTCTCATCACCTGGCCAGCTTTTTATCCACAGCCCAGGCACAGGACCTGCTTTTGAGCAAGGTCAGAGCACAGGTCTGCGTGGGGAGATAAGGGACAGCCGGCAAGTAGGACACGGAGCTGTGCCCCCAGCCTGGGAGGCCGTCGCAGAAACCcctcagaggacacaggcacGTACTCCCTAGGCCTTATCTGCTGGTGGCACTTGACTAGTCACATCCAGGAAACCTGAAGTTGTCCAGGCCAGCCTGTTTTGTAGCCCATGGTCTCTGCAGTCCCATATCTCCACCAGCATGACCCACCAGCTTCACAGGCACCGGCACCGCCCACATAACAGAAAGGAGATTTCCTATTTGAAgcttttcctattaaaaatatCCAGCTGTTTCCTTCCTCAGGAATTGACTTATGTAGCTAAAGGTGCTGCTCTGAATCCATTCGTTTAAGCTTGTAACAAGAATGACATCAGTGGCTGGACAGAAACACTGACACCCGGGCTCTGGGCTCAGCCCCACCGCCCCACACCTCCCCGGCTGCAGGGCTGAGGCTGAGCTCACCTCCATCCTAGCACCAACCAAAGACCCTCCCGCAGTGACACCCAGGGATCCTGGCTGGTACAGGAAGAAATGGGAAGAAGTGGGaagaaatgggaagaaatgTCCTATTTGATTCAAAGACTTAAAGTGACAAGGCATCCATTGCTTCCCACCAGATAATTgcatttcttcttcatctttctccctctcttacTAAGGTTCTACCTGTGCCCTCGAGCTTTCCTGGCAAATTGAAAAGGACTCCAAACTACTCCACAttttccacagcctttcccagcTCCAATGTCAATCCCGTATGTGTTCAGGTCCCCACCTAGTGCCAGGTTGCTTCAGAGGCTGCAGGGTGGCAGGTGCCAGAGTGCACAAGGGGATGAAAGTTGCAGCAGGAGTGACATCAGCCTCCCAGGCCATGGACCCTGTGGTGTGGCAGCAGTGTTGGGGTTCGTGAAGCTGTACCCAGCCCCAGCATCCTTTGTCCAGGCTCGGAGCTGCAACCCCACAGAAGGGTGGCACTCTCCTGcgcaggagaagcagcaggctGGCTGTGCAGGTTGATGTCTAGGGTTGCAGCATTGCTCAACTGCCTCCGAGGAGCATGGGGCTGGCACTCCAGGGTCCAGCTGGTGTTGCAGGGCAGGTCAGGCTAACGGAACATAGAGCCTCCACTTTTCTCCTGGCCCTCTGAGTGGGCATGAGCGGGGAAGGGGCTGGCAGAGACCCACAGCCCGGCAGCAAAACCTGAACAGCCCCACGCAAGGAGTCCAGCTCCCCTGTTGAGCTGGCTCAGAGGAGGGTGGCCAGGCCCAGCAGCCAGAAGATGGTGCAGCAACACCACACCACAACCTCTGACTTGGGGAGAAGGGCTCTGCTGGCtggcagcagcctgctgggTGTGTGCCTTGCACACATTCACAAGTGCatgcgtgcacacacacacaaacacatgttCTCTCAGAGGAGCACCCACCATACCTGCTGCCTGGGCAGGCAGCCCTGCTAGGACTTTGTGACCCATCTCCGTGATTCCTGAGGGCTCAGGGTGGGTGAAGGACCTGCTGGTGCACAGCCCTGGGCTGGAGCCCGTCCTGTAGCCAGGCAGCCTGTGCCCCTCGCTGCGCAGTTGGCAGCAGTCACCCAGGTCTCTCTCAGACACCCCACATCCAACCCACGTCCTGCGGGCTAGTGCCGGGCTGCAGCTGGGCCTCTGCACTGCAGAGGGAAGTGGGAAgagacgtggggctggagacctgcagcaggcagaggtgACCATGCCAGAGAGCAGCATCTACTCACCACCAGGCACCTGCACGCATGGGAGACGGCACCCAGCCCCAACCCAGAGCCCACTGGAGCACAGCGAGCTTCACTTCCCCTCTGCACCATGGGAACTATTTGCACAGAAATAATGTATACATTTTAATGATATTCAAAATACACAGGAAACATAGAGCTGGGAGAATAAATACCACCAGGCCAGCTCTTATGGAGAGCTTGGAGACAGCTGGTTACCATGGCAGGGGTAGCAGAACAAGATGAGATGCCGTTTCCAGAGCTGACTCCAAGATGGCCAAAGGAGAGCAGAAGAGGATGCCTGCCCAAGCCCTAGTGCGCAGCAGGGAGACCTGGCAATATGGCTTCATCTGTGCCCTGCGCTGTGACGAGGATGCTGACCTGCAGTGTGCCACAGGGGGAGCGCAGCACCCAGGTGCCCTGGTACACTGGCCCTGGCCTCGCTGTTGgcacagcaggaggaggaggagggagtcGAAGACTgagctgctggcagctctgGGCATCGCAGGCCATGCTTACAGTGCCCTCGGGGTTGCTGTACGTGCACTGCCCTGGAGTATCCCCTCCCGGGGAAACACCAGGCACCCTCGGGCACTCCAGCTGCCCCTGGGTGACCTCCAGTAGCGACTGTTCCTGGAGGGCAGCTGGGCTGGCACAGAAGGCTTGTGCGTGGGTGAGGGGCTCAGCAAAGCGCTGGAGCCAGCCCAGGAGGTAGGAGAGGTGGCAGTCACAGGCCCAGGGGTTGTCGGTCAGCCCCAAGCGTGCCAGCTCCTGGTTGGCATCAAAGAGCCCTGGGGGCAAGTGAGCCAGGCGG
Encoded here:
- the LOC138724670 gene encoding leucine-rich repeat-containing protein 15-like isoform X1 codes for the protein MYQHFLFLFFLSFHPHKCQDQTLGEDPYEMPKDYQEVYRGTKNDIKEIPKITKPFISEMIFMQTSITAVRKGAFRYMPNLIKILFIGNKIKTVEPGAFDNLEKLKDLEISGASLEELDVGTFQNLPNLQRLELRDSHLRHIPKGLFDGLGNLRELSLYINAIPSLPEGIFDSLINLRFLDLARNRITALPGDAFSKLPHLQVLRLYENELQDLPEGLLDGQPGLLELSLQRNRLRALPPMLLRSLPHLEKLLLDNNFIGALPLYGFHGLNKLKLLTLDSNHIMELPCCLFDTMPHLRELDMSRNSLATLPDGIFVNLTSLGKLILSHNQLADLPKGAFTGLSKLSDLQLDANQLSALDDGVFTSLPNLKTLSLRKNQLESVPQGLLDPMKRVSSVYLSGNPWRCDCKLCYLHSWVLANSEKVKLSTQVSCNSPPHLAGQAVTSLRNDHLICPATLPLSSSFNSSLPFTSTSSQGMSTFLSPEALSTSVPTMLSLPTVPVEAFVTAPSPAIPSKASIATPSPPVLPKTSINTPSSTVPSEASISTSLTRVLLKTSITTPSSNVLPKASINTSSSTMLSETSTITLSSTVLSKASTTTPSPTVMSRTSTTTPSPTVPQEIFSLHATPGFIRPQLPGATSSDPALFTLVSAATPVPTSMLAATTRRVPPALLAPTERPGAVPGVTPSISLVSMPLWPPYRAAMPDTVPLASRSPSHPAAAPGGEWDHSTAWGLSKVGTQPTPTTSQHSSTPLGTIPLPMPPVPPLRGHTSPWPVSPPPSPSGHHTRGFTLRSSLWHCQVSLALGLTTLVLQVGCMLLWGMLTLLLHQATHRQGHPVPPVRLLRLQALSAPRSSEQARAPL
- the LOC138724670 gene encoding leucine-rich repeat-containing protein 15-like isoform X2 codes for the protein MQRASLQQLDWFASTQPNQTLGEDPYEMPKDYQEVYRGTKNDIKEIPKITKPFISEMIFMQTSITAVRKGAFRYMPNLIKILFIGNKIKTVEPGAFDNLEKLKDLEISGASLEELDVGTFQNLPNLQRLELRDSHLRHIPKGLFDGLGNLRELSLYINAIPSLPEGIFDSLINLRFLDLARNRITALPGDAFSKLPHLQVLRLYENELQDLPEGLLDGQPGLLELSLQRNRLRALPPMLLRSLPHLEKLLLDNNFIGALPLYGFHGLNKLKLLTLDSNHIMELPCCLFDTMPHLRELDMSRNSLATLPDGIFVNLTSLGKLILSHNQLADLPKGAFTGLSKLSDLQLDANQLSALDDGVFTSLPNLKTLSLRKNQLESVPQGLLDPMKRVSSVYLSGNPWRCDCKLCYLHSWVLANSEKVKLSTQVSCNSPPHLAGQAVTSLRNDHLICPATLPLSSSFNSSLPFTSTSSQGMSTFLSPEALSTSVPTMLSLPTVPVEAFVTAPSPAIPSKASIATPSPPVLPKTSINTPSSTVPSEASISTSLTRVLLKTSITTPSSNVLPKASINTSSSTMLSETSTITLSSTVLSKASTTTPSPTVMSRTSTTTPSPTVPQEIFSLHATPGFIRPQLPGATSSDPALFTLVSAATPVPTSMLAATTRRVPPALLAPTERPGAVPGVTPSISLVSMPLWPPYRAAMPDTVPLASRSPSHPAAAPGGEWDHSTAWGLSKVGTQPTPTTSQHSSTPLGTIPLPMPPVPPLRGHTSPWPVSPPPSPSGHHTRGFTLRSSLWHCQVSLALGLTTLVLQVGCMLLWGMLTLLLHQATHRQGHPVPPVRLLRLQALSAPRSSEQARAPL